CGCTCGCTGGTCGAATAATGAGTTCGGATTCTCcgttttgatatatttaactcttttttaataataacaaatacaatgtatatgagaTAATAAGTGTTTCCAAACAATCAAAATAAGAAGgcgaatataaaaaagaagatgtggtatgattgccaatcagacaactatccacaaaagaccaaaaagacacagacattaacaactataggtcaccgaagTAAGTTTTCGTGTATGACTTAAGACATgcatgtgtaaaaaaaatattttgtggtgcccttatttaaaagaatgtttATTCAAAGTTGATAAGATGTTAATTTATTGGTGATTATAGAGTCTTACATTTACGAAGCAGATTTTGTACGTCCTGCTTAGAACAACTGTCAGGCACGCACACACCAATAGTAACAGTCGGATTGCCCTGAAAGAATATGTAAAAGGTTAGAACACCTGCCAGACACACACACCAATAGTAACAGAAAGAATATGTAAAAGGTTAGAACGCCTGCCAGGCACACACACACCAATAGTAACAGTCGGATTGCCCTGAAAGAATATGTAAAAGGTTAGAACACCTGCCAGGCACACACACCAATAGCAACAGTCGGATTGCCCTGAAAGAATATGTAAAAGGTTAGAACACCTGCCAGGCACACACACCAATAGCAACAGTCGGATTGCCCTGAAAGAATATGTAAAAGGTTCGAACACCTGCCAGGCACACACACACCAATAGTAACAGTTGCTTGCAGTTGATCTGTTCAATAGTTGTTATATACCTGTACACATCAGCttcattctgatttttttaaaagctacTGCACTGACTGTATTGTTCCGACTTTTCAGACGATGTTAAGACCAAAATGGTCATGCAAGgctaaaatagttatcaaaggtaccaggattataatgtaatacgccagacgcgcgtttcgtctacataagacttatcagtgacgctcatatcaaaacagttaaaatgccgaacaagtacaaagttgaagagcattgaggacccaaaaagttttaaaacttcATTTACTATAGTGAACCCCATATGCTGTTTCTTCTTACAGAGAGCCTTAATGTAAATTGCTTCACGGTAGTATGTTATTCTGTATTCGATTTATGCATCAACGAAATTTATACTTACGAGTATTATATTTCCGAGAAGTCCCGGTAGTGGAGCACGTGCTTTGCAGTATTGATACTTATCTGTATTATATCCTTTCAGTGGAACATTTGCATTTTTACTTATACGGgtattatattttgttacttACGGGTATTATATTATTGAGAGGCCCCTTCAGTGGAACACGTGCTTTGCAGTATTGTGCATCAAATCTGTACTTGATGCCGCTAACATTGGTGGCAACATCCTGTATAGCTAGACACTCATCAAAATCTCCGAACCAGACGATTCCTCCGCCAAGAATGTTTGCTGGCGGTTTGCCGGCTGCATCTATCACTAAAAGTATATAATTCATCAAATTTATTAAACCAAACTATTCCTCCACCAAAGTTGTTTGCTGGCGGGTTACCTACTGCATCTATCACTAAAAGTATAAAAGTCAACATTTTAAGCCAAACTATTCCTCCGCCAAGAATATTTGCTGACGGTTTACCAAATAAGACTTTCTTTCGCCAAGGATGATTGATCGGGGTTTATCAcgatcaatgcttttgaatTGGGACATATGTTTGGATTCCACCTTAATCCTGGGTAAGAATTTCACACAACCACCACTACACacacattttcaaaaatcaCCCGTATCCGCCCCTGCATGTGCTCAAAACTTCCAGCTTGAAAATGTGTTTCAAAATATAGAGTTCTCGAAAGGTGCAACTGTTGGTCCAAAGGTTTTCACTACAAAATTTGATAGAAAACCGATACATTATTGGTAGTTTGCAATAGAAATATTAGTGAGAAAAGAATAATGTGGATAACTCATACATTGTGATGGGTAAAAtgatttcgtactttatttggctttattttttttggattcgagcgtcactgatgagtcttttgtagacgaaacgcgcgtctggcgtatatattaaatttagtcctggtatctatgctgagtttatttacaaccactgggtcgatgccactgctggtggagatttatttccccgagggtatcacaagcccagtagtcagcaccttttgtgctgacatgattttttttggattcgagcgtcacgcgcgtctggcgtatatataaaatttagtcctggtttctatgatgagttcatttatATTGGACAGTATTTACCAATGGAAGACAGAAATTATTTGATGTGCATCTCAACCTCAAACTTCAATGAGTCTTAAAAGTTTAgacatgaaacattttttgtacatatacacCAGGGTCTAGGTTGGGAGGGGGTACTTCATTCCTGTATTCTTTAAACTTTTAAGTTATTCTTTACTTTTTATCATCTTATTATTCTCTTTAtcttttagtcttttttttctattctctATGCAAAAACGATTGTTCTAAATATATGCATGGGGATGACTATGTTGATTAAAGTGTTTGACCTTGAACTTCAATGTAAGGGTTTCTAGCATGCATTGCTAGTAGTGTTGAGTTTTCATGTCAAATTTCATTGTCACAAACTACAAGGGTTTTGAAATTAGAGATTGAAAATGATTTGTGATAGAAAGATCCACGGACGCACGGACGGATAAGTTTATTGCTAAATGCTTGGCTCAAATCGATGTAACTTAAATCTACGTTGTAACAGTTGCGCAGCACATCAACCAATTGTATACTACAGTgtgtttaattttgtcatctataatttctttttttaacagcGGTTGAATTCGTTAATTGGAAGGATATAATCGAAGCTTTTTTGGACTAGTAAAAAGAATATCACATGGCCAGCATACACTATGTACGTCATATTATAATAATGCAGGATAATCTATAAAGATAAGTAATTCATGAACAGAATGGTCAAAGTGCACATGCACATTAATTAATCAACAATAAGCTAGGTGTTTAGTGcaaaatttaaagtaaataattattatcaatTGTTTACATTCATTCAGATTATCATTTTGATTTCTGAAGTAAatatttattagatattatattattataattataactatagtctataatattttgtatatatataaagatggttttatattcttttttatataaataattgttaaaGACGTTCTCAAAGCTACACACgtggttgtttttttattcaaacagcTGTTTCCTTTAATTGTTGCTGTGATGTTGTGATGCGAAATACTTAATATTGATTGAAAGGGAATGTAGGGTCAGAAGGTAGGCCAAATTACCTATGGTCACCTGGTCATTTCTAGGGGTAAACATTTGACTGGCCTTTGAAGGTCACAATTGTGACCTTTATATCGCAAGGTCGTCTGTCTACATTCCATCTTTTTCCAGCTAACGCAGGTCAGTTTTGATCATGTCAGCTTCGGTAGTTAAACATGACTAGAGACCAACCAACAATTGTGAAAATTAAGATCTTGAAAGAAACTTCAAATTTCTCGAGTAAAGCAAATTCTGAGATGATGTTTGCTACTTTAAAGTCACTTCTGATCAAAATGCGCATCACGTTTCTACATATCAATACATCCCTGACTTTCAAATGCTTGAGCGTATCTTATCAAAGTAAACACAGTTAGACCTACTCGACAACTGGAAATGGTAAAGTGTTAAGTTCGTGTTAAACTTCCAAAAAATACACTATCCACACTAAtatgtgtccacacttgtattTTCCTAAACCAAAATGGAAGTTTCATCGCACAACATTCCAAGTCATAAACCATGTCAGGTGTTAGCTTGTATGATCttaatatatttgttctttgacaGAAATAAAACTGTTGAAAGACATATACGGTTCCAATTATTGGTTATCATACAATTCATTTTCTAAATGATCGCCACAATATGAAGCAATTTTGCACTCAATCGCTAATATAATTTAACTTACTAGAAGCTAATATTTTACAGTACAAATATGCAGAAACCTACTCAGTGAACATAAAAATTGGTACTTATATGGTTCCAAATTAGGGAAAGGTCATTTAACCTCAATTAGGCGGTGGTAGCGGGGATGGGGAGGGTTGTGTGTgtaatgttgttttcttttcaataaaaatattttgttcccCAATTTGATGTATTAAATTTTGGTAAAGCAggagacaaacaaaagtattcTGAATCCATACTTTAATAaagtgtaaaatattgaaaaataattgaGAATAGCGTTGGAAAATGCAAAAACTAAAAACTTTCGTTTTGTGCGAAAAATATTTTGGGACTCTGACATAAAGCCCTACCCTACCcccttttgaagttaaatggttgctcccttataaaacaagaaaaaaagttattattatagaaagagaaaataaaatataatattatttatcatataatgACAGTTTCTTACTTCTTACAGCCCAGACGTCCTGTCTTGCAAGTCCTTGTTTCAATGCTTCCGAATGGTTGGCACATAGTTCGGATATTGGAAATCTCTTCGGTTTTGGTTTCTTTGTGGTAGGCTTAGTAGTAGGAATGGTTGTTACGGGTAATTCTGTCACGTTGTCCGCCATTACAGCGGGAATGTTTTCATTCCTAAATTCCTCCCATGGTTCGGTTTGCAACGTACGGAACATTCCGTTTATATTCGCCGCGTTTTCAACGAGTTTTGCTATTTTCGCATATTCCTTTGGTGAAGAATTAATGTATCTGACCAATCGACGCGTTTCAATGACATCTTGGATATCGTCTGCGTCACCGAGTTGAACGGTTCTTGCCAGTAAAGAAATGGTCACTATAATAATAATCCCATGCATGTCCCTGTCTGACGGGGTATGTCCTAGTTATGAAACAAACAAGTGTGTATCAGTACTATcgcttattatataaataacttattttgataagaattgTTATCATATTCAGCTGATTTTCACTAAAAACCTCGATTTCGTTTGACACTGATCACGAGACGGAACGAGTCCAAGGTATCAGGAATgcacatttttaatattttatctttttttcataatgGTGCTCTTTATGATATATACCTTATTTAGTgaacataatatattatattaaaatgattgattGGTGATTGATAAGTGTTAGAAAATAcacatatgattttaaaaaaagaaggagATTTAGCATTACAAATGAGAGAACTATTCACCAATGTATACATGATTTAAAGTATTTTACATAaaaggtcacagtacggccttcaacaatgagcaaagcccataccacatagtcagctagcctttttcaactgatttttatagtttgttcttatacTAAGTGTACTGTGtaccattttcaattttattgtttgtacTACTTCTTAATAGTGACCATGGTATTGAAAATACATAGACGTATCCCACTATATAAATGTCATAGTAGCAAGTTTCGTTGAATGTCAGAATACGTTTTTGAGACGCAACGGGTGCGCTTTATACGTTCACGGAACGCTGAAAATACGTCAGGCGTATGTTACAAACACGCCCCGCATACGTCAAAGTATAGTGTTAGTAAAAGTCGAACGATCTTGAGGCGTACACAACTTGCCCTAATCGTGTCTGTATCTGTAGCGTATCTGTAGCGTTTATCAACGCGCTTGTAACGTATGTATTAAGTGCGTGCAGAGAAACACGCTTGAAAAACGCTCTCTAGAGCGAGAAGACAATTTTTATGCTGCATTGGACCATATGGGTCTAACAATTTTTTAATGGATTTGACAAACCTAATTTGCgaagaaaattatttacattgaAAGAAAAATCGTCCCGAGTCGATCTGAAAGAGAATCTACGTtgaaagggaaataactctagaAGAAAAATGGGTGGAAACGTGCGAAAATTATGTTTGTGATTTATGTTAAATACCTCGCCGTACTAGCAAGTGATTTGATGTCTCTGTGTAACAATatttaggtctttccacttttctacTGAAAGACcaattgtatttgttctgattatttttctttcttcttccgccaaatttgtTACGTGAATTGTAATGTGGTGTCACAATTGTTTGCATATGATATTGAACAGTTATTGCAATTTTGAGACTGACCATGTTAGTTCGAagagatttttttgtaagagttatctcccaaaAACactgttttttatgttaagaaATCTCCTCTATAaccttaaaaacaaatgtattttaccaaattgctcgctATATActtgtcaacgtatatttgttccgcCTAACAGAAGTTTCaatggaaactttgttataaacattaTCATAATATCTATTCCTGTTGGAACACATAttctataccatttattccgttaggaacatatactgtaatatttattcctgtggaaataatattccagaatatatGATCCTTTTGGAACTGAtgttatgaaggaacttctattccgtgacatactcagtattttttgtccaattgTGACGAAATTGAAGCGATATGAAAACTCCATATGAGACATATTTTGTCAAAGGcatttgaaataattcattgCTCCTTGATCTCCTCTGTcacttttaaaatgatataatttaattttggatgtaacgcatcttctgattggctgacgttattttggtatgagcccatagacatgaTTTAGTCATGTGATTGTGACGttatcaacgtttttttttatggttttctacggtttaaaatggaatttagaattaaattatatgatatgactgtaatattttttctgtctattgaaataacataaaaaatgtggtgtgcACTgataaataacccgctacgcgcgttattcagtgtgcaccaaatttttaatgtttaatagacagaaaaaaatattacagtcattccttaattggACATGgaattttcaattcaatattaatTTACTATTACTCCAACTTGGGACATGAGAAAGCCATAGGGTATTTTTCTAACTGTTGGTTGACAAGTGACCTTGAAAAATATCAACTGGAAGTGACCTAAGTAAACAGGAAGTAGCTATGTCTGCACTTATCTCAttgaaactatatatttttaaaatatgcataCATAAACCTAACATTTGAGACCGGAAGTGGATTTCACTAAACCGGAAGTACCTATATCCctaatatatatagaaacacTATATTTTTGAAATCGGTGTAAATAAAGCTATCATGTAGAGACCATAAATGACGTTTTTTAAAGTTGATAATCATCGCCATTATTTGAGGCAAAAACATatagaaacatttatttattgtttcagTATGAACAAACGTAATACTATGCTTGCACGACAAAAGTAACTTTAAGTTAACAGAAAGTAGTTTCTCATcaatattctaatatgacgtgcttctttcgctttgtaaacaacactgtgataaaattctcgatatatctatacttagcgcagactccgtggtgtacataataatggctgttacaatatacttcccacgtaaatccacatgtattgaAACCTATTTGCAAACCCTTTGtcgatttaattgttttaaaaattgcaattcagaaaagacaaaatcatttttattcttattcggatgcataataaaaagaagtaatgcaTAAGAGCTCGgagaaaccaacaaaataaaatttaaataaaattccgcgaaagtctattaatgtttttggcgcatttaagtcatttcaaaacatgacgtcatacaaatgaaaactctaTAGAGTTGAACGTTTTCTGTTACGTTAACTATTGACATGTCGTttacaattgtattaaaattgattatcaaggtaggttatgtttgattttctattctattaCATTATTCGCATATGTACTAATTTCAGCAAGTCAACATGGCGGCTCATTGGTTACGAAATGTCAACTTTGGATTTGACGGTAGCTCACgggaaaaaacatataaatcaacatggttttgagaataaaacatttttttttcagcggTTGTTCACGAAATAATCCGTGCAAGCTACGGATCTATTAAAATGATGAGCtttatctaacagggagtaaaaaagaacagccaTACACACAGATTTACCCACCCTcgcttcagtttttttaatgatcgtatttgtcctattagaatcgaaataactcatggaagccatagattattggaaatttacacatggcctgggccgtgatattcgttgattttatccctcgctaacgctcaggataaaattcgaacatcacggcccaggccatgtgtaaatttccaataatctatggcttccatgaattatttcttaattgagcattttttaaatattttttttatttcagattaaaATGGGTTAACGCTGCTGAGATAATGTCACTTAATTAACTTctaaattttcttaaaacacGAATTTACCAAAGACACAATTATAAAGACGATTTCAAGCAACTATGTAGGTCTTCGTACGACCAAGttaaacaatgaacaaactTCATACAGTATAGCAATctatacaaaaagtaaaataacaaaaacactgaactccgaggaaaattcaaaacggaaagtccccaatcaaatggcaaaatcaaatgatgcAAGGCCCCAAAGCTTGTTAATTTCAGTTAaggtaaaatgtaaaatagttattaaagaaGTAAGAACTAGACAATTTACGTTCCGCCAGCTCTGACACAAGCAGAGGCGGATACACGATTTTTAAAAGGGGGcataatttcataaaatggATTATATGATGAAAAAAAGAACGATTTTATGCTAAAAAGGCGATCAAATACATCCACCACTGAGTAATTTAACGTTACTGCACCTCGTACACTATACGCTCCTGACATTGGATATTATACGTTCACGCACCGCAGCCATTGTATGTTCCTGTAATCTGACATTATACGTTCACGCACCGCAGCCATTATATGTTCCTGTAATCTGACATTATGTGTTCATGCACCGCAGCCATTATATGTTCCTGTAATCTGACATTATACGTTCATGCACCGCAGCCATTATATGTTCCTGTAATCTGACATTATACATTCACACACCGCAGCCATTATACGTTCCTGTAATCTGACATTATACGTTCATGCACCGCAGCCATTATATGTTCCTGTAATCTGACATTATACATTCACACACCGCAGCCATTATACGTTCCTGTAATCTGACATTATGTGTTCATGCACCGCAGCCATTATATGTTCCTGTAATCTGACATTATACGTTCATGCACCGCAGCCATTATATGTTCCTGTAATCTGGCATTATACGTTCATGCACCGCAGCCATTATACGTTCCTGTAATCTGACATTATGCGTTCACGCACCGCAGCCATTATATGTTCCTGTAATCTGACATTATACGTTCACACACCGCAGCCATTATACGTTCCTGTAATCTGACATTATACGTTCACACACCGCAGCCATTATATGTTCCTGTAATCTGACATTATACGTTCATACACCACAGCCATTATATGTTCCTGTAATCTGACATTATACGTTCATACACCGCAGCCATTATATGTTCCTGTAATCTGACACTATACGTTCATACACCGCAGCCATTATATGTTCCTGTAATCTGACATTATACGTTCATGCACCGCAGCCATTATACGTTCCTGTAATCTGACATTATGCGTCAATGCACCGCAGCCATTATACGTTCCTGTAATCTGACATTATAAGTTCACGCACCGCAGCCATTATATGTT
The nucleotide sequence above comes from Mytilus trossulus isolate FHL-02 chromosome 5, PNRI_Mtr1.1.1.hap1, whole genome shotgun sequence. Encoded proteins:
- the LOC134718099 gene encoding O-acyltransferase like protein-like; this translates as MHGIIIIVTISLLARTVQLGDADDIQDVIETRRLVRYINSSPKEYAKIAKLVENAANINGMFRTLQTEPWEEFRNENIPAVMADNVTELPVTTIPTTKPTTKKPKPKRFPISELCANHSEALKQGLARQDVWAVRMIDAAGKPPANILGGGIVWFGDFDECLAIQDVATNVSGIKYRFDAQYCKARVPLKGPLNNIIPGNPTVTIGVCVPDSCSKQDVQNLLRKFLYENVSTELTASIQTCVETDIPYDTRAEIVLVVIGLFIAAMLFGTGYDLIVIQWPKWRRIEEITSSEEIAIEASEKQQLIENTKSRIKEYQPGITK